The following proteins are encoded in a genomic region of bacterium:
- a CDS encoding response regulator has translation MRLLIIADEDPRTRDHVMKVFGDKDYQIVAPDSVDLVLKDVLRKEAPVVLLGNVFDNMPAGDLIPILKKCNKNLTIILVSNEESLPLLRKLRREGIFYHALKPAREEDRDELLQAVRCAFANITGLSGPVGAAAKGHS, from the coding sequence ATGAGACTGCTGATAATCGCTGACGAGGATCCCAGGACCAGGGATCATGTCATGAAGGTTTTCGGAGACAAGGATTACCAGATCGTTGCTCCCGATTCGGTGGACCTGGTCTTGAAGGATGTCCTCAGGAAGGAAGCCCCGGTCGTACTGCTGGGAAACGTGTTCGACAACATGCCGGCGGGCGACCTCATTCCGATCCTGAAAAAGTGCAACAAAAACCTCACTATAATCCTCGTGTCCAACGAGGAATCCCTGCCCCTCCTTCGAAAGCTCAGGCGCGAGGGGATCTTTTACCATGCCCTCAAGCCGGCACGGGAGGAGGACAGGGACGAACTGCTCCAGGCTGTCAGGTGTGCTTTCGCCAACATCACCGGGCTATCAGGGCCGGTTGGTGCCGCGGCCAAGGGACATTCCTGA
- a CDS encoding YifB family Mg chelatase-like AAA ATPase gives MVSRVLSCTISGLEAVPVHVELDLTNGLPGLTIVGMGDTAVRESRERVIAALRNSGYELPPSRVTVNLAPADLKKEGSRFDLPIALGILSALRAFPSDALDGYLVMGELSLTGEIVGREAAFPAALLARRAGLTGMILPDEMAAEASLADGCMSLPVRSLMEVTEFLRGQRELNAVAPVSVRIPDKSPDLSEVAGQEMAVRALTIAASGGHNILFSGPPGSGKTMLCKRLPGILPSLSNDQAMEVTAIHSVAGLLSYGDGIIRTPPFRAPHHTISHAGLAGGGSNPRPGEVTLAHRGVLFLDEMSEFSRSALETLRQPLEDKRIVVSRAARSVSYPADFLLAGTANPCPCGYLGHDTRPCTCPPSAVARYRRRISGPLMDRIDLVVPVRALEPGIIAEGGHGTRSQSVREKVLASRAVQAERAAGGMPVTNAALSPEQLRDVCPLEPAHRKIMDGAVRNLGLTARGYHRIMRVARTIADMEGVEHVTPEHLGEALQYRPVMEGPIRF, from the coding sequence TTGGTCTCAAGAGTCCTGTCGTGCACCATCAGCGGTCTCGAGGCGGTTCCCGTCCACGTGGAACTGGACCTCACCAACGGTCTCCCGGGGCTGACCATCGTGGGGATGGGGGACACAGCGGTCCGGGAGAGCAGGGAACGGGTTATCGCGGCCCTGAGAAACTCCGGGTACGAGCTGCCCCCCTCACGGGTCACGGTGAACCTGGCCCCCGCTGACCTGAAGAAGGAGGGAAGCCGCTTCGACCTTCCTATCGCCCTGGGGATACTCTCCGCCTTGAGGGCGTTTCCGTCCGACGCCCTGGACGGCTACCTGGTCATGGGAGAGCTCTCCCTGACCGGAGAGATCGTGGGCCGGGAGGCGGCTTTTCCCGCGGCCCTCCTGGCACGAAGGGCGGGGTTGACCGGGATGATCCTGCCGGACGAGATGGCAGCGGAAGCCTCCCTCGCCGACGGGTGCATGTCGCTGCCTGTCCGCAGCCTGATGGAGGTCACCGAGTTTCTCAGGGGACAAAGGGAACTGAACGCCGTAGCCCCTGTCTCTGTCCGGATACCGGACAAAAGCCCCGACCTTTCAGAGGTGGCAGGGCAGGAGATGGCGGTGAGAGCCCTTACGATCGCCGCTTCGGGAGGACATAATATCCTTTTTTCCGGACCACCGGGCTCAGGCAAGACCATGTTGTGTAAAAGGCTTCCCGGCATCCTGCCATCGTTATCCAACGACCAGGCCATGGAGGTCACCGCCATCCACAGCGTAGCGGGACTCCTGTCCTACGGGGACGGGATCATCAGAACGCCCCCCTTTCGCGCTCCGCACCACACTATCTCCCACGCAGGCCTCGCAGGCGGCGGCTCCAACCCGAGGCCGGGAGAGGTCACCCTCGCCCACCGCGGAGTGTTGTTTTTAGACGAGATGTCGGAGTTCTCCCGCTCGGCGCTGGAAACATTGAGGCAGCCGCTGGAGGACAAAAGGATCGTGGTATCGAGGGCTGCCAGGTCGGTGAGTTATCCGGCAGACTTTCTCCTCGCCGGGACCGCCAACCCCTGCCCTTGCGGCTACCTTGGCCACGACACGAGACCTTGCACCTGTCCCCCTTCGGCGGTGGCCCGCTACCGGCGCCGCATCTCCGGGCCCCTCATGGACAGGATCGACCTCGTCGTCCCGGTTCGGGCCCTCGAACCCGGGATCATCGCCGAGGGAGGACACGGGACCCGGTCTCAGTCGGTAAGGGAAAAGGTCCTGGCCTCCCGCGCCGTGCAGGCCGAGAGGGCGGCGGGAGGGATGCCGGTCACCAACGCGGCCCTGTCCCCCGAACAGCTGCGAGACGTGTGCCCCCTGGAGCCGGCCCACAGGAAGATCATGGACGGTGCGGTACGCAACCTGGGGCTGACGGCCCGGGGCTACCACAGGATCATGCGGGTGGCCCGCACCATCGCGGACATGGAGGGGGTGGAACACGTCACACCTGAGCACCTGGGAGAAGCGCTGCAATACAGGCCTGTTATGGAGGGACCGATAAGGTTCTAG
- a CDS encoding ABC transporter substrate-binding protein, whose amino-acid sequence MRVALALFVTTVMALYGPATVDAQGVTSDSITLGVTSAFKGHAASLGSELYRGYMAFFNKINAQGGIGGRTITVKALDDSYDPPEAVRNTVKLVSQEKAFLLFGNVGTPTTVKVLPLLLKYQNIPVYMFGPFTGAQPQREEPYAAFCINVRASYRQETAALVDFFVEKGKRKIAVFYQNDAYGRSGQNGVVRGLEAHGMAIAGETTYTRGDTYNTDMSSQVRSFMAGGADAVISVGAYQACAAFIRDARKAGFAGPIANISFVGSEALLNLLLDQQRRDGQDYSGELFNSQVVPPFDDSSIPLVVQYREDMKNYAASLPADLRDPDYIPSEYSFASLEGYVNAVVFAKAVEMAGEDLTPVSLMGSIESMDGVDIGIGSEVVFGIGDHQGLDEVYITQARGGRWVLVE is encoded by the coding sequence GTGAGAGTTGCATTAGCCCTTTTTGTGACAACCGTCATGGCCTTGTATGGACCGGCAACCGTTGACGCCCAGGGTGTTACCTCCGATTCGATCACCCTGGGAGTTACCAGCGCCTTCAAAGGCCACGCCGCCTCCCTGGGTTCCGAGCTTTACAGAGGTTACATGGCCTTTTTCAACAAGATCAACGCTCAGGGGGGGATCGGTGGCCGAACCATCACGGTGAAGGCGTTGGACGATTCCTACGACCCTCCCGAGGCGGTCAGGAACACGGTAAAGCTGGTGAGCCAGGAAAAGGCATTCCTTCTGTTCGGGAACGTGGGAACACCCACCACGGTCAAGGTCCTCCCCCTGCTGCTGAAGTACCAGAACATTCCGGTCTACATGTTCGGCCCCTTTACAGGGGCACAGCCCCAGCGTGAAGAGCCCTATGCGGCCTTCTGCATTAACGTGAGAGCCTCCTATCGGCAGGAAACGGCGGCCCTGGTGGACTTTTTCGTTGAAAAGGGCAAGCGCAAGATCGCCGTATTCTACCAGAATGACGCTTACGGCCGCAGCGGACAGAATGGAGTGGTCAGGGGACTGGAAGCCCACGGCATGGCCATCGCGGGTGAGACAACTTATACACGGGGCGACACTTACAATACGGACATGTCCAGTCAGGTCAGGTCGTTCATGGCCGGCGGCGCCGACGCGGTGATCTCTGTCGGGGCATACCAGGCTTGCGCCGCTTTCATCCGGGATGCCAGAAAAGCAGGGTTCGCAGGTCCCATCGCCAACATCTCCTTCGTTGGAAGCGAAGCACTCCTCAACCTGCTCCTCGATCAACAGAGAAGAGACGGCCAGGACTATTCCGGGGAACTGTTCAATTCCCAGGTTGTTCCGCCATTCGACGACAGCTCGATCCCGCTGGTGGTTCAGTACCGTGAGGATATGAAAAATTACGCTGCCAGCCTTCCCGCTGACCTCAGGGATCCAGATTACATCCCTTCCGAGTACTCCTTTGCCAGCCTGGAAGGTTACGTCAACGCCGTCGTTTTTGCCAAAGCTGTCGAAATGGCTGGTGAGGACCTGACACCCGTTTCATTGATGGGAAGTATCGAGTCCATGGACGGGGTGGACATCGGCATTGGAAGCGAAGTGGTTTTCGGGATCGGTGACCACCAGGGGCTGGACGAGGTTTACATCACACAGGCCCGGGGCGGGAGGTGGGTGCTCGTCGAGTAG
- a CDS encoding methyl-accepting chemotaxis protein → MSDPAENSTTQDQPESTPAGTAGKPAQGTGGRQPGGIRFTIGWKITSLVVVVMTVLAVVNIIFIQSRYNTTMNREFESKAQAIAFSIASSSEDKLLSGNVEVIQSLVDNFRDIHGIRYVYVQDSTGVVVAHTFDGIFPKSILGLNPVTGEESHRILKFQRDEVGDILEVAVPILFGVAGTARVGMDHGLITSELDSITWRLIVQFAVAQILGIVLLHLMVIYLLRHIRTVLATLKRVGEGDLTARVEVPTRDEFLDLAQNLNSTLAKLAGMIDRVDHSYEGISRANVRISQVYNDVQEGIEQQAGLASETMESVVSNKKMIDDVTEGIHILENSSNDSFSSVMEMGASIEEVSSMADALFKSVNESNTAIENLSASIDEINRNLLTLSKGADETSSAMNEMSASIVQVRGNAESTSQDAVQMTKVAEEGATISRNAMGGMEAIKKSSGQVTQMISLVSDRIEEIDEILRFITEITGKTNLLALNAAIIAAQAGAQGKGFGVVADEINELAQNTKAQTNRIAQVIEGLREEVSRTSEAVIESNLKVDEGVALSGKVTTALEGIMESTMLVSHRVEEIAQTTSEQASTSNRVLEATQHLTDSVGNIKGISEQQTQAGEKLLQMSKQIQQAAQKVKDSTEEQTFTSQQINKDLTRISDTVRTISESTEIQVVNGSKVLKMTEDLGGVIQKNKTAVHGLKGIIDDLNERMQALHAELEIFVTEEDIS, encoded by the coding sequence ATGAGCGACCCGGCTGAAAACAGCACGACCCAGGATCAGCCCGAGAGTACCCCGGCCGGAACCGCCGGCAAACCGGCGCAGGGTACAGGCGGGAGGCAGCCAGGCGGCATCCGTTTCACGATCGGATGGAAGATCACAAGTCTCGTCGTCGTGGTCATGACCGTTCTGGCCGTGGTCAATATCATCTTCATCCAGAGCCGTTACAACACCACCATGAACCGGGAGTTCGAGAGCAAGGCCCAGGCCATCGCTTTTTCTATCGCAAGTTCCAGCGAGGACAAGCTGCTCAGCGGCAACGTCGAGGTCATCCAGTCCCTGGTGGACAACTTCCGGGATATCCACGGGATCCGGTACGTGTATGTCCAGGATTCCACGGGCGTCGTGGTCGCCCACACTTTCGACGGCATCTTCCCCAAAAGTATCCTTGGCCTCAACCCCGTTACCGGAGAGGAATCCCACAGGATCCTCAAATTCCAGAGGGACGAGGTCGGTGACATCCTTGAGGTCGCCGTGCCCATCCTGTTCGGGGTGGCGGGGACTGCCCGGGTCGGCATGGACCACGGCCTCATCACCAGTGAGCTCGACAGCATCACCTGGAGGCTCATCGTTCAGTTCGCGGTGGCCCAGATCCTGGGTATCGTTCTTCTGCATCTCATGGTCATCTACCTTCTGCGTCACATCAGGACAGTTCTTGCGACCCTGAAAAGAGTCGGGGAAGGGGATCTCACAGCCCGTGTCGAGGTCCCAACCAGGGACGAGTTCCTGGATCTGGCTCAGAACCTCAACTCAACACTGGCCAAGCTCGCAGGCATGATCGATAGGGTCGACCATTCCTACGAGGGGATCTCCCGGGCCAACGTTCGGATATCGCAGGTCTACAACGACGTTCAGGAGGGGATCGAGCAGCAGGCCGGCCTCGCCAGCGAGACCATGGAGTCGGTGGTCAGCAACAAGAAAATGATCGACGATGTCACCGAGGGGATCCATATCCTTGAAAACTCTTCCAACGACAGCTTTTCCAGCGTTATGGAGATGGGTGCTTCCATCGAGGAGGTTTCCTCCATGGCTGACGCCCTCTTCAAATCGGTCAACGAGTCCAACACTGCCATCGAGAACCTTTCAGCTTCCATCGACGAGATCAACCGCAACCTTCTGACCCTTTCCAAGGGCGCCGACGAGACCTCCAGCGCCATGAACGAGATGAGCGCCAGTATCGTCCAGGTCCGTGGAAATGCCGAGAGTACTTCCCAGGACGCCGTGCAGATGACAAAGGTGGCCGAGGAGGGCGCGACGATCTCCAGAAACGCCATGGGGGGTATGGAGGCCATCAAGAAAAGCTCGGGTCAGGTGACCCAGATGATCTCGCTGGTGTCCGACCGCATCGAGGAGATCGACGAGATCCTCAGGTTCATCACCGAGATCACAGGAAAAACCAACCTCCTCGCCCTGAACGCCGCCATTATCGCCGCCCAGGCCGGGGCCCAGGGCAAAGGGTTCGGGGTCGTTGCTGATGAGATCAACGAACTTGCGCAGAACACCAAGGCGCAGACCAACCGGATCGCCCAGGTCATCGAGGGGCTGCGCGAGGAGGTTTCACGCACCAGTGAGGCGGTGATCGAATCCAACCTGAAGGTTGACGAGGGGGTCGCCCTGAGTGGGAAAGTCACCACCGCCCTCGAAGGGATCATGGAAAGCACCATGCTCGTGTCCCACAGGGTTGAGGAGATCGCCCAGACCACATCTGAGCAGGCTAGCACGAGTAACCGGGTCCTGGAGGCCACCCAGCACCTCACAGATTCGGTCGGGAACATAAAGGGGATCAGCGAGCAGCAGACCCAGGCCGGCGAGAAACTCCTCCAGATGTCAAAGCAGATCCAGCAGGCAGCCCAGAAGGTCAAGGACAGCACCGAGGAGCAGACGTTCACCAGCCAGCAGATCAACAAGGATCTGACCCGGATCTCCGACACCGTGCGGACCATCTCGGAATCCACCGAGATCCAGGTGGTCAACGGCAGCAAGGTGCTGAAGATGACCGAAGATCTTGGTGGTGTCATCCAGAAGAACAAGACGGCGGTGCACGGCCTGAAGGGGATCATTGATGACCTGAACGAGCGGATGCAGGCCCTGCATGCTGAGTTGGAGATCTTTGTTACGGAGGAGGATATCTCGTGA
- the dnaJ gene encoding molecular chaperone DnaJ, which produces MAAKADYYETLQVGRESSPEEIKRAYRRLAIQFHPDRNPDNIDAEKKFKELSEAYSILSDEDKRKIYNQFGHAGLSGNGGFPGGFDYSGSFADVFSDIFQDFFGGGRTGRRQRGMRGDDLRYRMMITFEEAVFGTRKEITYPKLEECDRCLGDGIEPGHDPVTCSACEGMGEVRFQQAFFTMSRTCPNCRGMGKIVKDPCTGCRGEGRVRKDRNLTVKIPQGMDDGMRLRIRGEGDGGLSGGGPGDLFVQIEVRDHQFFHRENNDIICEIPIRMEVAVVGGVVEIPTLDGPAELKIPAGTQPGQVFHLKGKGVPRLHGSGRGDQYTRITVEIPAKLTKKQKRLLEEFTGETSAAAYKAVTRFARDFAKYKDEQAG; this is translated from the coding sequence ATGGCCGCCAAAGCCGATTATTACGAGACCCTCCAGGTCGGCCGCGAGTCGTCCCCGGAAGAGATAAAGAGAGCTTACCGCCGCCTGGCCATCCAGTTCCATCCTGACCGGAACCCGGACAATATAGATGCGGAGAAGAAGTTCAAGGAACTGAGTGAAGCGTACTCGATCCTTTCAGACGAGGACAAGAGAAAGATATATAACCAGTTCGGCCACGCGGGGCTGTCCGGAAACGGCGGGTTCCCGGGCGGGTTCGATTATTCCGGTTCTTTTGCCGATGTTTTTTCGGACATTTTTCAGGACTTTTTCGGCGGGGGCCGCACGGGGCGCAGGCAGCGCGGCATGCGCGGGGACGATCTGCGTTACCGGATGATGATCACCTTCGAGGAGGCCGTTTTCGGCACCCGGAAGGAGATCACCTATCCCAAGCTCGAGGAATGTGACCGGTGCCTGGGTGACGGTATCGAGCCCGGGCACGATCCTGTGACGTGCAGCGCCTGCGAGGGAATGGGCGAGGTTCGGTTCCAGCAGGCCTTTTTCACCATGTCGCGGACCTGTCCCAACTGCAGGGGCATGGGAAAGATCGTGAAAGACCCTTGTACGGGATGCCGGGGGGAGGGCAGGGTCAGAAAGGACCGGAACCTCACGGTCAAGATCCCGCAGGGAATGGATGACGGGATGCGGCTCAGGATCCGGGGTGAGGGCGACGGCGGCCTTTCGGGTGGAGGTCCCGGTGACCTGTTCGTTCAGATCGAGGTTCGGGACCACCAGTTTTTCCACCGCGAAAATAACGACATTATCTGTGAGATACCCATCCGGATGGAGGTCGCTGTCGTGGGGGGAGTAGTGGAGATCCCAACTCTGGACGGCCCCGCCGAACTGAAGATCCCCGCCGGTACCCAGCCCGGGCAGGTGTTTCACCTCAAAGGCAAGGGAGTCCCCAGGCTTCACGGGTCCGGTCGGGGTGACCAGTACACGAGGATCACAGTGGAAATACCTGCCAAGCTAACGAAAAAACAGAAGAGACTTCTCGAAGAGTTCACCGGCGAAACAAGTGCGGCGGCCTACAAGGCCGTGACCCGGTTCGCCAGGGATTTCGCGAAATACAAGGACGAACAGGCTGGCTGA
- the grpE gene encoding nucleotide exchange factor GrpE, whose product MKRSQRKGNGDGEAVQIPVADGGQEGGDRAPENAGEQELVTLPLEEYEALRAEAAELKDRYLRAAADFDNFRKRVAKEKEDIVRFANERLIRDLLPVLDNLDRALSAGLDKAGMDSVVDGVRMVSEQLHSLLGSCGLEPVEAVGTAFDPNRHEALGVLPSGEYEEGTVVAEMQKGYSLKGKVLRHSMVHVAGKPAGTGEKEDS is encoded by the coding sequence TTGAAGAGGTCGCAGCGAAAGGGAAACGGCGACGGTGAGGCGGTTCAGATCCCGGTCGCCGATGGCGGACAGGAAGGCGGGGACAGAGCCCCTGAGAATGCCGGAGAACAGGAATTGGTGACACTGCCCCTCGAAGAGTATGAGGCCCTCAGGGCCGAGGCGGCCGAACTGAAGGATCGGTACCTCCGGGCCGCAGCGGATTTTGACAACTTCCGGAAACGTGTCGCCAAAGAAAAAGAAGATATTGTCCGTTTCGCCAACGAACGGTTGATAAGAGACCTGCTGCCTGTCCTTGACAACCTGGACAGGGCACTTTCGGCGGGACTGGACAAGGCGGGAATGGACAGCGTGGTGGACGGTGTGAGGATGGTCAGCGAACAGCTTCATTCACTGCTGGGCAGCTGCGGCCTGGAACCTGTGGAAGCGGTGGGCACAGCCTTTGACCCCAACCGTCACGAAGCTCTGGGAGTCCTTCCCTCCGGCGAATACGAAGAGGGAACGGTGGTTGCCGAGATGCAGAAGGGATACAGCCTCAAGGGCAAGGTCCTGCGACACTCCATGGTCCATGTGGCCGGCAAGCCGGCCGGAACCGGCGAAAAGGAGGACAGCTGA
- a CDS encoding coproporphyrinogen-III oxidase family protein: MIWNLESGIWNKQIFSLYIHIPFCRRLCPYCHFYRVPEIPPWESYLEAVRKEIEALDADDLGAVHTLYAGGGTPTLLPPEFYAGVVGFVRDRFDLSGLMELSIETDGDGTPEFLSGYARAGFDRVSVGVKSFDPRIQKILGAGERLIRDPVAAARSAGFASVGVDLIYGIEGQSLEDLLDDLDRTVSLDPDHISLYALEQGGEEQGPGRRAQGGKLEGCEPDLAAAMFRESARMLRAAGFRQYEITNFSRPGHRSLHNMVYWRDGDFIGLGPSAHSCVTRNGVRTRWRNLPDINAYLKDPVSCREELSREGGLDRAREALIMALRMTEGVNRDAFRLRYGSDPLELLKPHLAELMEFGLVRFSANRVRLTMRGMLLSNEVFVRIL; this comes from the coding sequence GTGATCTGGAATCTGGAATCTGGAATCTGGAATAAGCAGATTTTTTCTTTATATATCCACATCCCCTTCTGCCGGAGGCTGTGCCCCTACTGCCATTTCTACCGTGTACCGGAGATCCCCCCGTGGGAGAGCTATCTCGAGGCGGTGCGAAAGGAGATCGAGGCGCTCGACGCGGATGACCTCGGCGCGGTCCACACCCTTTACGCAGGCGGCGGAACACCGACACTTCTGCCGCCTGAGTTCTATGCCGGGGTCGTCGGTTTCGTCCGGGACCGCTTCGATCTCTCAGGCCTCATGGAACTCTCCATCGAGACTGACGGGGACGGCACCCCGGAGTTCCTGTCCGGATACGCCCGGGCGGGGTTCGACAGGGTGAGCGTAGGCGTCAAGTCCTTCGACCCCCGGATCCAAAAGATCCTTGGAGCGGGGGAACGCCTCATCCGGGATCCGGTGGCAGCAGCCCGCTCGGCCGGTTTTGCTTCTGTGGGTGTTGACCTCATATATGGGATTGAAGGCCAGTCCCTGGAAGATCTCCTAGATGACCTGGACCGGACCGTTTCCCTTGATCCGGATCACATCAGCCTGTACGCCCTGGAACAGGGAGGTGAGGAACAGGGCCCAGGGCGCCGGGCGCAGGGCGGGAAACTGGAGGGGTGTGAACCGGACCTCGCCGCGGCCATGTTCAGGGAGTCCGCGCGGATGCTTCGTGCTGCCGGTTTCAGACAGTACGAGATCACCAACTTCTCCCGGCCCGGGCATCGCAGCTTGCACAACATGGTCTACTGGCGGGACGGCGATTTTATCGGTCTCGGACCTTCGGCCCACAGCTGCGTGACCAGGAACGGGGTCAGGACACGGTGGCGCAACCTGCCCGATATCAATGCTTACCTGAAGGACCCGGTATCTTGCCGGGAGGAACTGTCCCGGGAGGGCGGACTCGACAGGGCAAGGGAGGCGCTTATCATGGCGCTGCGGATGACGGAGGGAGTGAACCGGGACGCCTTCCGGCTACGGTACGGTTCTGACCCCCTGGAACTTTTGAAACCGCACCTTGCCGAACTGATGGAATTTGGGCTGGTGAGGTTCAGCGCAAATCGGGTGAGGCTGACGATGAGGGGGATGCTGCTGAGTAACGAAGTCTTTGTCAGAATACTCTGA
- a CDS encoding ATP-binding cassette domain-containing protein gives MTENSNYLLQIENLTKIFPVKGGFLGKVTGGVRAVDGVSLQVRRGEVFGLVGESGCGKTTLGRTILKLMEPSGGKIIFDGDDITRLDGKSLRVYRHRMQIIFQDPFGSLNPRKTVGSIIGEPLRVAGEPSGEVTEKVREMIGMVGLAPDSPMRYPHEFSGGQRQRIGIARALILRPEFLVADEPVSALDVSIQAQILNLLMDIKKRLSLTIFFISHDLRIVRSICDRVAVMYLGRVVETGGVDELYERPVHPYTEELIRAIPEPDPELSRKGEGLPGEVPSPMDPPPGCAFHTRCPLVRDICMTEVPELTPRGDGHEAACHVR, from the coding sequence TTGACTGAGAACAGCAACTATCTTCTTCAAATTGAAAACCTGACAAAGATCTTCCCCGTCAAGGGAGGGTTCCTCGGAAAGGTGACCGGCGGGGTGCGTGCTGTGGACGGCGTGTCCCTTCAGGTCCGACGAGGCGAGGTGTTCGGCCTGGTGGGTGAATCGGGCTGCGGCAAGACCACGCTGGGTCGTACGATCCTCAAGCTCATGGAGCCGTCCGGGGGAAAGATCATTTTCGACGGCGACGACATCACCCGTCTGGACGGCAAGAGCCTCAGGGTCTACCGGCATCGGATGCAGATCATTTTCCAGGACCCCTTCGGGTCCCTGAACCCGCGCAAGACGGTGGGATCGATCATAGGCGAGCCTTTGCGCGTCGCAGGAGAACCTTCCGGCGAAGTCACGGAGAAGGTCAGAGAGATGATCGGGATGGTGGGCCTGGCGCCCGACAGCCCCATGCGCTATCCCCATGAGTTCTCCGGAGGCCAGAGGCAGCGCATCGGGATCGCCCGGGCCCTCATCCTCCGTCCGGAGTTCCTCGTTGCCGACGAGCCGGTTTCGGCCCTGGACGTCTCCATTCAGGCCCAGATCCTCAACCTCCTCATGGACATCAAGAAACGCCTTTCCCTGACGATCTTTTTCATCTCCCACGATCTGAGGATCGTCCGGAGTATCTGCGACCGTGTGGCTGTCATGTACCTGGGCCGGGTGGTGGAAACAGGGGGTGTGGACGAACTTTATGAGCGCCCGGTCCACCCCTATACCGAGGAACTCATCCGGGCTATCCCGGAGCCGGACCCGGAGCTCAGCCGCAAGGGTGAGGGACTGCCCGGGGAGGTGCCCAGCCCGATGGACCCGCCTCCAGGGTGCGCCTTTCATACCCGTTGTCCCCTGGTCCGTGATATCTGCATGACCGAGGTTCCGGAGTTGACCCCAAGAGGGGACGGGCACGAAGCGGCGTGCCACGTCAGGTAG